The Macrococcoides canis genome has a window encoding:
- a CDS encoding proton-conducting transporter transmembrane domain-containing protein: MNNLIIIPVIVPILLGILAFKTVTQYRITISGLITLILMMCYMLVQTVTSPIILNLGGHKMPYGIQLYGDFVSLMLTLVSTIVVTAVLFYQSLNHSLQQKVPFILFILAGINGSYLTADIFNLFVMFEVMLLASFILIVIEKKSVQFKASIIYVILNLIGSWIFLIAIGILYRSYGTLSFAHLAERMNEVGYIQEHLIIIILFLIVFSLKSALLIFIWLPRTYSVLSFELGAIFASLLTKVGVYAIYRIMTIVFVPYQDIMQQVLLAMSMLTIISGIFGVIKNTDMKLMFCYQIIISIGILCYGIATFTSTGITGTILYMTNDILIKACLFLIGGLIVESLGVINFTQNHGLSKTITKTTYIFLFIVFSVGGMPFTGGFPGKLMIIQAAIEQKMYISSVMVVIGTFAGMYAMMRLFIHLFFGENEITSLKDRKYNKKLAVIVFLLFISFSFVFTSEVMIEQIGQVQQETYIQHAQKAGE, encoded by the coding sequence ATGAATAATTTAATAATTATCCCCGTTATAGTTCCAATATTGCTTGGTATACTGGCATTTAAGACCGTTACTCAGTATCGTATTACAATAAGCGGATTAATCACATTAATATTGATGATGTGTTATATGCTGGTACAAACTGTAACGTCTCCAATCATTTTGAACCTAGGTGGTCACAAAATGCCATATGGTATACAGCTCTATGGAGATTTTGTAAGTTTGATGCTGACACTAGTATCAACGATTGTAGTTACAGCTGTATTATTCTATCAATCTTTAAATCACTCGTTGCAGCAAAAGGTACCTTTTATATTGTTTATATTAGCGGGTATTAATGGTTCGTATTTAACAGCTGACATCTTTAATTTGTTTGTAATGTTTGAAGTGATGCTATTAGCCTCATTTATATTGATTGTAATAGAGAAGAAGAGCGTTCAATTTAAAGCAAGTATTATATATGTGATATTGAACTTAATAGGTTCCTGGATTTTTCTCATTGCAATCGGAATATTATATCGAAGCTATGGTACATTAAGTTTTGCTCATTTAGCTGAACGTATGAATGAAGTCGGATATATACAGGAACACCTTATAATTATCATATTATTTTTAATCGTCTTCAGTTTAAAGTCGGCTTTACTTATCTTTATATGGTTACCTAGAACTTACAGTGTACTATCTTTTGAACTAGGTGCAATATTTGCAAGCTTATTAACAAAAGTCGGCGTATATGCCATTTATAGAATCATGACGATTGTTTTCGTACCCTATCAAGATATAATGCAGCAAGTGCTTCTTGCTATGTCTATGCTCACAATTATCAGTGGCATTTTTGGCGTAATAAAAAATACAGATATGAAGCTCATGTTCTGTTATCAAATCATTATTTCAATCGGTATATTATGTTATGGGATTGCAACGTTTACCTCAACTGGAATTACCGGCACAATTTTGTATATGACAAACGATATCCTTATTAAAGCGTGTTTGTTTTTAATTGGTGGATTAATCGTCGAGAGTTTAGGTGTAATCAATTTTACTCAAAATCACGGGCTTTCAAAGACGATAACGAAAACAACATATATATTTTTGTTTATCGTTTTTAGTGTGGGTGGTATGCCATTTACAGGAGGATTTCCTGGGAAATTGATGATTATTCAAGCAGCAATAGAACAAAAAATGTACATCTCAAGTGTAATGGTGGTAATCGGTACTTTTGCTGGTATGTACGCAATGATGAGGTTATTTATTCATCTCTTCTTTGGGGAGAATGAAATAACAAGTTTAAAAGATAGAAAATACAATAAAAAACTTGCTGTTATCGTCTTTTTACTATTTATATCGTTCTCGTTTGTTTTTACATCCGAAGTAATGATTGAACAAATTGGGCAAGTTCAGCAAGAAACTTACATTCAACATGCACAGAAAGCAGGTGAGTGA